The proteins below come from a single Papaver somniferum cultivar HN1 chromosome 11, ASM357369v1, whole genome shotgun sequence genomic window:
- the LOC113321600 gene encoding uncharacterized protein LOC113321600 — translation MAYRHQSPFLRQLKVNDPKDIPNNMCLHTYVIDIPGVKEEDVKIRVSEGRFLIIEAHGYKEAVSSLPAETESSRKRSRETMEETERKHRKMLEEIERRVQEQMNLQEELEELEELEELNRMSQQQAALFANMAGYPFLHPASYHFSSGSDQAYGINNTYHHSPAAVHDAGMNYTLPPFDFSVPSSSFPPAAPIPFGHGGFAGSANFHGTPASSTTGYDDATNSGVWILLAQCGNVMGLWK, via the exons ATGGCATATCGTCACCAATCACCTTTCCTGAGACAGTTGAAAGTCAATGACCCAAAAGATATCCCCAACAATATGTGTTTGCACACATACGTTATCGATATACCAGGTGTGAAGGAAGAGGATGTCAAAATTCGTGTTAGTGAAGGTCGATTTCTCATTATTGAAGCACACGGCTATAAAG AGGCTGTGTCATCCTTGCCAGCTGAGACGGAAAGTTCAAGGAAGAGGTCTCGGGAGACGATGGAAGAGACTGAGAGGAAGCACCGGAAGATGCTGGAAGAGATTGAGAGAAGGGTCCAGGAGCAG ATGAATCTCCAGGAGGAGTTGGAGGAGTTGGAAGAGCTGGAAGAGTTGAACAGGATGTCCCAGCAACAG GCAGCACTTTTTGCTAATATGGCTGGATATCCTTTCTTGCATCCAGCGAGCTATCATTTTTCCTCAGGCTCTGATCAAGCATACGGTATTAACAACACATACCATCATTCTCCGGCTGCTGTACATGATGCAGGGATGAATTATACACTTCCACCATTCGATTTCAGTGTTCCTTCGAGCAGCTTTCCTCCAGCAGCTCCTATTCCTTTTGGCCATGGAGGGTTTGCAGGTTCTGCCAACTTTCATGGAACCCCTGCAAGCTCAACCACTGGCTATGATGATGCCACAAACTCAGGTGTGTGGAtactgttggcgcaatgcggaaatgtgatgggtttatggaaatga